The following proteins come from a genomic window of Synechococcus sp. BIOS-E4-1:
- a CDS encoding anhydro-N-acetylmuramic acid kinase: MRVLGLMSGTSADGVDAVLAEFSGSSSSPSWTLIHSASCPYPSDLRKGMLAMAQGEAAPAAAILDLAEAITEYQAKAAEACDPDRSASLIGCHGQTIWHRPPEADARGKRQRGSSWQMLQGPLLAHMLQRPVIHDFRAADLALGGQGAPLVPMADAALMGRIKGWRALLNLGGIANITLIPPSHGPDRQRPVLGWDCGPANSLIDLAMAAFSDGQERCDRDGGMAARGQVMDQQLRSWLSEPYFLKRAPKSTGRELFGRKDLERRLSELQQACPEDQMATLTAFTAAVVAQDLQQLRHLGLPLPTEMVVAGGGRRNTTLMRELQSRCHGLRVRPSDELNLPCEAREALVFALLAWWHHRNHPGNAPSITGAEHSCVLGVRAEPA; encoded by the coding sequence CCGATGGAGTGGATGCCGTTCTTGCTGAGTTCAGTGGGTCATCGAGCAGTCCAAGCTGGACCCTGATTCACAGTGCTTCCTGCCCCTATCCCTCAGATCTGCGCAAGGGAATGCTGGCCATGGCCCAGGGAGAAGCTGCCCCTGCAGCGGCCATTCTGGATCTGGCTGAAGCGATCACTGAATACCAGGCAAAGGCTGCTGAAGCGTGCGATCCCGATCGTTCAGCCAGCCTCATTGGCTGCCATGGCCAAACGATCTGGCACCGCCCACCTGAAGCCGACGCGAGAGGCAAGCGCCAACGTGGAAGCAGCTGGCAGATGCTTCAGGGGCCGCTGCTCGCACACATGCTGCAGCGACCTGTTATTCACGATTTCCGTGCCGCTGACCTCGCTCTGGGAGGGCAGGGCGCCCCCTTGGTCCCCATGGCCGATGCGGCTCTGATGGGCAGAATCAAGGGCTGGCGGGCGCTGTTGAACCTCGGTGGCATCGCCAACATCACCCTGATTCCGCCGTCACACGGTCCAGACCGGCAACGACCCGTGCTCGGCTGGGACTGCGGTCCAGCCAACAGCCTGATCGACCTGGCGATGGCCGCCTTCAGCGATGGGCAGGAGCGCTGTGACAGGGATGGAGGCATGGCTGCACGCGGACAGGTGATGGATCAGCAGCTGAGGAGCTGGCTGAGTGAGCCCTATTTCCTGAAGAGAGCACCGAAGTCGACCGGACGCGAACTCTTTGGTCGCAAGGATCTGGAACGGAGGCTCAGCGAGCTGCAACAGGCCTGCCCCGAGGACCAGATGGCCACACTCACAGCCTTCACAGCTGCAGTGGTGGCTCAGGATCTGCAGCAGCTACGCCATCTCGGCCTTCCCCTGCCGACGGAAATGGTGGTGGCCGGAGGAGGCCGCCGCAACACAACGCTGATGCGGGAATTGCAATCGCGTTGCCATGGCCTCAGAGTGCGTCCCAGCGACGAACTGAATCTTCCCTGCGAGGCGCGCGAGGCCCTGGTGTTCGCGCTGCTGGCCTGGTGGCATCACCGCAATCATCCCGGCAATGCACCTTCCATCACTGGGGCAGAACACAGCTGTGTTCTGGGGGTGCGCGCCGAACCGGCCTGA